Part of the Aquimarina sp. TRL1 genome, CTTTAATACATCCATAGCATAATCCCACAGATAATAGGCGCTATCATCACTTCTGTGATCAGATAAACCGTGACCTGCCAAATCAATGGCTACGATATACAAATCCGAAGCTAATTCTGGGGCTATCTTATCAAAAGTATTCGCATTGTCTAACCACCCATGCAGTGCTAATACGGGGATTCCGTTTTCATTTCCCCAGATTTTGGCAGCTATTGAAAATGTTCCTATCCGGATCTTTTTTTCGATACAATCTGCTACTTCCATAATCAAGCTTTTACATTATTTTTCACGTCTTCTAATGCTTGATTTTTTAATTTTATAACATCAAATTTTCCATTTGGAGTCTTAGGCATCGAAGTGATAATGCTGACATACTCAGGGACTTTATAAGCTTCCAGATCTTGTTTGCACAATGCTATAATGGTTTCCTTAGAAAGTTGTTTTCCTTCTTCTAATACAACAAAAGCAAACAATACTTCTCCATAATCTTCATCAGGTACTCCTGTAACTAATACCGAATTTATTTCAGGAATATTACTTATGTAGTCTTCTACTTCTTTTGGACTTACTTTTATTCCTCTGGATTTAATCATATGATCCATTCTCCCCTTGAAATAAAGATATCCGTCTTCATCTAATGAACAATAGTCACCTGTATACAACACCTTTTCTCCTGGGAAAAGCCCTTCTTTCAGTTTTTCTGCTGTTTTTTCAGGTTTATTCCAATATCCTCTCATGACTGTAGCTCCACGGATAACCAACTGACCTATTTGGTTTGGTTCTTTAATAACGAACCCATCGTCATCGACTAACCATAACTCTGTATTAGGGATTGCAATTCCTACACTATTTGGTTTTTTATCGATATCCTCAGGTGGGAGATAGGTGCATCGTTTACATTCTGTAAGTCCATACATTGAGAATATTTTTGCTTGGGAAAATAAGTTTTTAACCATTCCGATATTCGTCTCTGTTAATGCTGCTCCTGTATTGGTTACGGCTCTGACACTGGACAGATCTAATTTTGACTTTTTGTTTTGTTCATGTAATAACATAACCATCGTTGGTACTGCGGGTAAAATTGTTACCTGATGTGCTATTATACTCTTCAATAAGAAAATAGGCCAAGTGAATTCTTTTTCTAACACTAATGTCGCTCCTGTAGAAATACACATAATCATCTGATACAGTCCGTAATCAAATGATAAAGGCAACGCACATAGCACTTTATCTTCTACCGTGTATCCCAAATATGCATTGAGAGAATTTGTTGCTGTTACCATATTTTCATGGGTAAGCATTACTCCTTTGGGTTCTCCTGTTGATCCTGATGTATAAATGATTGCAGACAGGTCAATACTTATCGTATCTACAGGAGAAAGCTCATATTCTTTATCTGCCAGAACAGTCTCCATATTAGCATAGAGATTTTCTTTATAAGTTTTTGTCTCATCTACCATAATCACCTTAAATAATGGAGTGCTTTCTAACATCTCTTTGTTTTGAGCTACCACTTCTTTATTGGTTATTAAAACTGTAGCCCCCGAATCTTGTAAAATGTATTCTATTTTCTCGGGCTTTAACTCCATTCCTACCGGAATAACCACAGCTCCTGCTTTTAGTATTGCCCAGAAAGAGGTTACAGTATACACTGTATTTCCTAATAAAATCACGACTCTATCTCCTCTTTTAACACCTGCTTTCTGCAGGTAAGCTGCTATCTGATCAGACTGTGTATTAATATCGTTAAATGTATATTCTTTTTTTGCCATTGTCACAGCTACTTTAGCCGGATGACTCTGCGCGTTTTCTTTTAGAAAATTATGAAGTAATGGTCTCATTTTTTTATTTTTTATGTAATTATTAAATGATTTTCCTCTTCTTTTTTTACGATTTTTTATGCATAGGTACGCTGGGCAGTTTATCTGGATAATTGCCTGTTATCGTCTAAAAAAGTAAATGAAGAGCTCTGTTTTTTTTAGGGAATAGAGACCGAAAGAAAGCTTCCCGGTCAATTGATTATTTGAGAGGCATCAACGTAGCTATTGACGCCTTCTCAAACTCTCAGCAAATTTCTATTGATCAATATCTTTTATGAACAGAAAACATAAAATTCGTAAAATTTGCTATGTTTAGATTTTTTATGAAGCTAATACACCTAACTCAGACTGTACATAGTCATATATACTCTGTAATGTATTAAAATGTCTGGCTTCTATTGTATCTGCATTGACTTCAAAACCTTCTATATTATCTTCTAAATAGGTTAGAAAAAACATAGAAGAAAGGGAATCTATCCCTAAATCATTTTTTAAATGAGATTCTAATTGGATTTGTTCTTTTGTAAGATTCGCAATACTATCTACTAATCCGTCTTTTATCGTTTCTAAAATTGCTGTTTTCATGTCTTTTTCTTTTTTATTTTTTATGTTTTGGCACCTCTAAAGGACGTAATACCCTGAGGCTTGCCTTGAAATTTATTTTTTCCCGGCTAATGCCTCATGGGGTTACCCCGAGGTAGTTTACTGTAATACTACTTCTTTTGAAAAATCTACTTCCACTTGTTGACTTATAATACTTGCAGAAGTATCTCTTTTTCTTATCAGGTGTACCTTATCCTGATACACTAATACTTCTGCCGGAAATCCGTGGCTATGGAAAAGCCCTGGGGAAGAACTTGGTCCATATGCTCCAGAACCTGATATGACCAATACATCTCCTTCTCTGGTTTCTTTTAGCATCATATTTCTACCGATAATATCATCAGGGCTACAAAGTGGTCCCGCTACTTGATATTCCTTTGTTTTTTCGCTGTCTGAACTAATATTTTCCATTGGGAAATTTCTTTTCACCACTCTTCCTGCTCCTGCAGAGGCAGAATGACAATTCGTCCCTCCATCTGTTACTACAAATGTTTTTCCGTGATTTACTTTAATATTGTTCACTGTAACTCCAAAATAGCCTGCAGTACCTATGATAAATCTCCCAGACTCCATAATGATTCTGGTATTTGGATATTTTTTATGAAAATCACTAAATAAAGGAACCATCAAACTTCTGAATTCATCTATATCTAATGCTACCTGATTCGGGAAATAAGGGATTCCCATTCCTCCTCCAACATCTACCATAGAAAACGTTACCTGGTATTTTTCACTTATTTGTTCGTATAATCCTAAAATGTATTTTGAATTTTCATATACTGACTGGGCATCCAGGATATTAGTACCGTTGTAAACATGGATTCCTTTTATATGAACATGAGGAACTTTTAGATACGATCCGAAATTTTTTACTGCATGTTTTTCGTCTATCCCAAATTGAGTAGGTCTTCCTCCCATTTTCCACGGAGAACCTTTTGCTGAAAAATCAGGGTTTATTCGAATTGCTACCTCTACCACTTTCCCTGCTGCTTCTGCAAACTTAGAAACTCTATATAATTCAGTTTCCGATTCTATAACGATCGCAAAAACTCCTAGTTCAATTGCTCGTTTCAACTCATAATCCTTTTTACAAGGTCCCAGATATACAATATCCTGAGGAGTTGATCCTGCTTTTAATGCTATTTCCATCTCAGTTACCGAGCATACTTCTGTACAGGCTCCTTCTGATCTCAACAACTTGACTAAAGACACATTTGGGTTTACTTTTAGCGCATAAAAAACATCGACGCAGTCTGGAAGTGCATTGACTAAATTATGATAGTTATGTACTAGCTGCTCTCCATCATATACATAAGAAGGGGTTCCATGAGCTTCTACAGCTTTTAAAATTTTTGATTTGTGTGTTTGCATGATTTTGTTTTTTAATTTTTCTTTTTCATTTCTTTATGACCAGATGAATACTCGCCATACAGAGTATATCAGCTGTCTTTTCATAAAGAAGCAGGTTCATAAATGTTATTATTTTAATGATGGTATTTATTGAATTGTTTTCTGTGAATACTCCATAGTATACCCTATCCTAGTTATTTAAAACCGGATAAATAAAACACTTCATGTTAATTATGTATATGGGGTATTCTTCTTAATAGATGATGGTTTTCACTTCGAAGGAATTTTATAAGAAGTTATTCAAAGGTAAAACATACATGGACAACTATTATATTCGAAAACGTTAGTTTTTAGTTAAAAACCTATTCATTAACAATACTTTATGAACTTTCAATTATGATTATTTATTTGAGTGAGTGTTTTGATCTTATTTATCGGCATTAAACATATCGTATTGAATAAGCCAGTTTCCATTTACTTTTTTCCATAAAATAATGTAAGAACCTTCAAAAATGTGCTCTTTTTTACTATTTACATATCCAAGCATATGGCAGCGCTGAAATGCTACATCCATTTCTCCATAAAATTCTAACTCATCCTGAAAAAATTCTACTCTATCAACTCCCTTTACACTTTCTGTAAATTCTCTTTCTATTTCAGCTCTTCCCAGTCTAGGCTTCACTCCTGGTTTCATAAAAACAGATCCTTCTACGGTATATTCTTCAGAAATTCCTTTTGGATCTTTATTTTTCCATTTCGTTTCGAAACGACGATCTGCTATATCAATAAGCTTTGCATTTTTTAATAGATCTGCTTTACTGACTGTTTTTGTTCCAAAATAGCTGACTACAGAGCTCTTATACTCTATCTTTATTGTTTTTGATTTTTCATATGTAGTAAAAGAAACTACAGTTGTAACGGCTATCAGAACGATCGCTACTGCCATTACAAGTTTAAAATTTACTGTTTTCATAACTTGATTATAATTTTAGTTAAACATTTTAGATGATGGATCTCAACAATGCTGAGTGTCATTAATAGATGTATGGCTACCTTATATAATATGCTACTAGATTATATAGATACTCTACTAATGCTCCTGTTCTTAATTGAAGGTGCAATGAGAACAGTATTGTATAGTTGATCCAGAAAGAATACTTCATTTGAAGTTTCTCCTGTGGTTATTATTGATAAAAAATTGGTGGTTTTTTAATTTCTGATCGAAATCACAGTAAGAAATAGGTTAAATGAGTAAATTTCATATTTGCTGAGTTTTTTAATTAATAAATTTGTGTGATATGGTTGGTACAATATTAATTCACTATCATCAGCTTCACTTTAAGGGATCTAACAGATTATATTGTTATTTTTTTGTATAAATAAGAGGTTTTGATATTTACTCCGCAAAAAAATTACTTAATAACTATATTTAATAGTGTGGTTATTCCATATTTTATTTGTTTTATAATCTAATAGAATAAAATTTATCTATATTTTAACTATTAATTGCTTTTTTTATAATGTTTTCATAAAACTTCTTTTTGGCATCTACACTATATACCAATAGGAAATAGCCTTTATTTTCTGTAGAATTATCTTCTACTCTTAAACATAGATAATTTACCTAAGCTACAGTTGTTATGTTTGTTTCTATATAGCGACTAATGGATAAAACCAAAGTGCTTATGAAAAATCTGTTGTTTTTATTTCTTTCTCTTATGTTACTTACTGTTCATTCGCAAGACATGACCAATGAAAAATTACTGGAAATTATAAAAGCACATACGGATACGGTTCATGGATCTACGGGAAATTGGCAATTCAAATATCAGAATGTAATGATGATATGTATTACGGATATTAATAGCAATCGTTTGCGTTTTATGAGTCCTATTACTGAGTCATCTCAACTAAATAAAG contains:
- a CDS encoding class I adenylate-forming enzyme family protein is translated as MRPLLHNFLKENAQSHPAKVAVTMAKKEYTFNDINTQSDQIAAYLQKAGVKRGDRVVILLGNTVYTVTSFWAILKAGAVVIPVGMELKPEKIEYILQDSGATVLITNKEVVAQNKEMLESTPLFKVIMVDETKTYKENLYANMETVLADKEYELSPVDTISIDLSAIIYTSGSTGEPKGVMLTHENMVTATNSLNAYLGYTVEDKVLCALPLSFDYGLYQMIMCISTGATLVLEKEFTWPIFLLKSIIAHQVTILPAVPTMVMLLHEQNKKSKLDLSSVRAVTNTGAALTETNIGMVKNLFSQAKIFSMYGLTECKRCTYLPPEDIDKKPNSVGIAIPNTELWLVDDDGFVIKEPNQIGQLVIRGATVMRGYWNKPEKTAEKLKEGLFPGEKVLYTGDYCSLDEDGYLYFKGRMDHMIKSRGIKVSPKEVEDYISNIPEINSVLVTGVPDEDYGEVLFAFVVLEEGKQLSKETIIALCKQDLEAYKVPEYVSIITSMPKTPNGKFDVIKLKNQALEDVKNNVKA
- the lysA gene encoding diaminopimelate decarboxylase, translating into MQTHKSKILKAVEAHGTPSYVYDGEQLVHNYHNLVNALPDCVDVFYALKVNPNVSLVKLLRSEGACTEVCSVTEMEIALKAGSTPQDIVYLGPCKKDYELKRAIELGVFAIVIESETELYRVSKFAEAAGKVVEVAIRINPDFSAKGSPWKMGGRPTQFGIDEKHAVKNFGSYLKVPHVHIKGIHVYNGTNILDAQSVYENSKYILGLYEQISEKYQVTFSMVDVGGGMGIPYFPNQVALDIDEFRSLMVPLFSDFHKKYPNTRIIMESGRFIIGTAGYFGVTVNNIKVNHGKTFVVTDGGTNCHSASAGAGRVVKRNFPMENISSDSEKTKEYQVAGPLCSPDDIIGRNMMLKETREGDVLVISGSGAYGPSSSPGLFHSHGFPAEVLVYQDKVHLIRKRDTSASIISQQVEVDFSKEVVLQ
- a CDS encoding acyl carrier protein, translating into MKTAILETIKDGLVDSIANLTKEQIQLESHLKNDLGIDSLSSMFFLTYLEDNIEGFEVNADTIEARHFNTLQSIYDYVQSELGVLAS
- a CDS encoding DUF4440 domain-containing protein, whose translation is MKTVNFKLVMAVAIVLIAVTTVVSFTTYEKSKTIKIEYKSSVVSYFGTKTVSKADLLKNAKLIDIADRRFETKWKNKDPKGISEEYTVEGSVFMKPGVKPRLGRAEIEREFTESVKGVDRVEFFQDELEFYGEMDVAFQRCHMLGYVNSKKEHIFEGSYIILWKKVNGNWLIQYDMFNADK